The Maridesulfovibrio hydrothermalis AM13 = DSM 14728 DNA window AGTATATGAACAGACATACTGAACTGCTGTATATAAGAGTACACCATTTTTTCTATGATGACACCTTTAGCTTTTGCAAAAGCAGGCTTAGTATAATTCCTGCTCCAAAAGCCCATGCAAGGTTGGTCGTAAGAGTTATCCCCAGCATGACGATCACAACGGCAATATCAACTTTAGCCCGCAGGCTTCTTACAGTCAGCACCAGTTGCCATCCGGCAAAAACGAGCAGCACACCCAGAACGCCCATAGGAATCAGGTGCAATACTTTTATGGACTCTGAACCAAAACCGATCGCGAGCAGTACAAATATCCCCCCTACAATCAGATTTGACCCATTAGTACGCGCTCCGAAACGATAGTGCGCGGCAAGTCCTCCAGCACCATGACATACAGGCATGCCGCCGACAAACGCCGAAAACATATTTGCCAGCCCCATGCTGATGCATAAAGCCCGGTCGGTAACCCGACGACTTTCATCACCGAAATATTCAAAGCTCAAATCTTTGTTGGCAATAACAGCATTCCCCAGAGTCATGGGAACCTGTGGAAGCACCAAAGCAAGCAGTGCAAAAGAAAAGGCTTCGCCGGACGGAAAACCGAAAGGTAAAATTTCAGGAAGATGAAAGCCTAAACTTAAATCGACAAGAACCTTCCACGCCCCGAGAAACAAACCTAAAACAGCCCCGCTGCCGACCACTACCAGTCCGGCGGGAAAACGTTTGCTTTTAATCAATGCCAAAGTGACAGCAGCGAAAAAAATTCCAATGGCTAAACTAAGCGGAACAGGTCCAATCCTCTGAAAGGAGAGAAACGGTTCAACAGCTCCTCTGGCAGCCTGAAAACTGCTATTCCCGACGGCAAGAGCTATGCCTTTTAAAACAAGCAGTATACCGGTGGAAAGTTGAACACCACGTATGACTGACAAAGGAATAACCTTAGAAGCCTGACTCACTATCCCCGTCAGCCCGAGAAAAAAAAGTAAAACCGCAATCATCATTCCCGAAGCAGTGATCACTTCCGGACTTAAAGCCTGAGCAATTGCATAAGCCGCGACAACTTTCATGGGCTGAACAGCAATTGGAACCCGGTAATACATGCCCCCGATAATATAAAACAGCCCGACAGTCAGAAACAATCCGGTGGCTGATAATCCATTTATCATAATCATGGCAAAGGCCAATGGCAGCAAAGCTCCCAAATCTCCGACAGAACCGGCCCATTCCATTCTATTAAAACTGATACGCATTTATTCCCTCCAAACATCTATACCGCAATATAAAACACCCGCACAAACCATAAATATAGCCCTGAAACTAAACACTTTTCATGAAAGAATCCAGCACGTATTAAAGTCGTATCCCGAAGGAGTTATGCATATTTAAACCTTAAAAGAATACAAAACTCATGCAGATTCTACACAAACATGAATCTGCTTTAATATACAACTTATTATGTATAGCGTTTCTCTATTTAAAAAGATATTCAGGAACAAGTTATTAAGCTGAAAGAATACGGCAAAACAGCCGGCTCTGCTCACAAAGTAAGATACGGATAGGAATAAATATTATGCAAAGAATTAAAAGACTCGTAAAACATATCATTTCACGTATTAATGTTAATTTAAAACCCATGGGCCTCGACATTGAACAGGTCTTGATGGAGTCGATCCCCTTTGATGAATTAACTAAGTATTATGCTTACTACGCCCTATCAATAGATCATCCGCTTTACTTCCGTTTTCGCGAAAGCAATCTGGGCGGAACATACTTTCTTGGAAAATGCGATGTTGACCGCTCCATCGTCTTCCTGAGTGACATTCGCGGAGATGAATTAAAAACAAAAAACACCAAAGTTCAATTCGGCGAAGTCAAAACAGAGTTGTATCAAGACGAAATAATTCAGGTCATCAACAGCTATCTGATCAGAACTCTGGTACATAACCATTCAAGAAATCCCGAGATTCCTGAATATTTCCGCATACTGAATACTGCTGCGATGTACTACTCAAATATTCACGGAACAACCACTGAGGGTGTATATTTAGGGGCTTTTGCCACTGCGGATTTATCAGTGCTGCATAATTGCATTCTGGGAAACTATGCCTATGTTCAGGCCGGCGATCTGTCCAGAGTCTGTATAGATCCGGGCCGCATCTGGATCAGACAGGAAGGCAAATACGAATTTGACTACAGATATTCTCCGGTAACAATTGAAAAGTACGTTTCATGGGATCAAAATGGTGAACTGACAGGAGTATTCGCAAAGTTTCTCAAAGGACGCAGAAGCGACTTTCTACCTGTATACGATTCGTTAACAGCTTCAGAAAATCAGATTCATGTGCCGAATCATGCTTTTTTAAGCCGTTACGCCGTAGTCAAAGGCGACTGTATTATCGGCGAGAATTGTCTCGTGGCTCAGCGGGCCTACATTGAAGATTCAGTTATGGGGGCCGGAGCAAATGCTCAGGAAAACAGCTTCATCGTCAATACAGAATGCGCTGATCTATGCGTTGTGGCTCATGGTGGTAAAATGATCTACACAAAACTTGGTGAAAAAGTATTTATCGGCTTCAACTGTTTCCTGCAGGGAACTGTTGATAAAAAAATATCCATCGGC harbors:
- a CDS encoding putative sulfate/molybdate transporter gives rise to the protein MRISFNRMEWAGSVGDLGALLPLAFAMIMINGLSATGLFLTVGLFYIIGGMYYRVPIAVQPMKVVAAYAIAQALSPEVITASGMMIAVLLFFLGLTGIVSQASKVIPLSVIRGVQLSTGILLVLKGIALAVGNSSFQAARGAVEPFLSFQRIGPVPLSLAIGIFFAAVTLALIKSKRFPAGLVVVGSGAVLGLFLGAWKVLVDLSLGFHLPEILPFGFPSGEAFSFALLALVLPQVPMTLGNAVIANKDLSFEYFGDESRRVTDRALCISMGLANMFSAFVGGMPVCHGAGGLAAHYRFGARTNGSNLIVGGIFVLLAIGFGSESIKVLHLIPMGVLGVLLVFAGWQLVLTVRSLRAKVDIAVVIVMLGITLTTNLAWAFGAGIILSLLLQKLKVSS
- a CDS encoding hexapeptide repeat-containing transferase — protein: MQRIKRLVKHIISRINVNLKPMGLDIEQVLMESIPFDELTKYYAYYALSIDHPLYFRFRESNLGGTYFLGKCDVDRSIVFLSDIRGDELKTKNTKVQFGEVKTELYQDEIIQVINSYLIRTLVHNHSRNPEIPEYFRILNTAAMYYSNIHGTTTEGVYLGAFATADLSVLHNCILGNYAYVQAGDLSRVCIDPGRIWIRQEGKYEFDYRYSPVTIEKYVSWDQNGELTGVFAKFLKGRRSDFLPVYDSLTASENQIHVPNHAFLSRYAVVKGDCIIGENCLVAQRAYIEDSVMGAGANAQENSFIVNTECADLCVVAHGGKMIYTKLGEKVFIGFNCFLQGTVDKKISIGAGSIIMPHTIIDAEEPVTVPEETLVWGYIANQNDLKNQSMSMAEFAKEKRINLGNMSFTGDGAAFIKDFQNRIDHILVENGARYDGKSHSRGHAQKTQSVSYNLFQPYLAGEKEGLFPTIVVEDN